A window of the Ostrea edulis chromosome 1, xbOstEdul1.1, whole genome shotgun sequence genome harbors these coding sequences:
- the LOC130048463 gene encoding putative uncharacterized protein DDB_G0290521: MRLATTFSLGSQPIDPSIDLAHRSLNRLSPAQKPKATHRSLNRLSPAQKPKATHRSLNRLSPAQKPKATHRSLNRPSPAQKPKATHRSLNRPSPAQKPKATHRSLNRPSPAQKPKATHRSLNRPSPAQKPKATHRSLNRPSPAQKPKATHRSLNRPSPAQKPKATHRSLNRPSPAQKPKATHRSLNRPSPAQKPKATHRSLNRPSPVQKPKATHRSFNRPSPAQKPRATQ; encoded by the exons ATGAGGCTGGCCACCACATTTTCCCTTGGGAGCCAA CCCATCGATCCCTCAATCGACCTAGCCCATCGATCCCTCAATCGACTTAGTCCAGCACAAAAACCTAAAGCTACACATCGATCCCTCAATCGACTTAGTCCAGCACAAAAACCTAAAGCTACACATCGATCCCTCAATCGACTTAGTCCAGCACAAAAACCTAAAGCTACACATCGATCCCTCAATCGACCTAGTCCAGCACAAAAACCTAAAGCTACACATCGATCCCTCAATCGACCTAGTCCAGCACAAAAACCTAAAGCTACACATCGATCCCTCAATCGACCTAGTCCAGCACAAAAACCTAAAGCTACACATCGATCCCTCAATCGACCTAGTCCAGCACAAAAACCTAAAGCTACACATCGATCCCTCAATCGACCTAGTCCAGCACAAAAACCTAAAGCTACACATCGATCCCTCAATCGACCTAGTCCAGCACAAAAACCTAAAGCTACACATCGATCCCTCAATCGACCTAGTCCAGCACAAAAACCTAAAGCTACACATCGATCCCTCAATCGACCTAGTCCAGCACAAAAACCTAAAGCTACACATCGATCCCTCAATCGACCTAGTCCAGTACAAAAACCTAAAGCTACACATCGATCCTTCAATCGACCTAGCCCAGCACAAAAACCTAGAGCTACACAGTaa
- the LOC125664523 gene encoding octopamine receptor-like, translated as MNVSMNSPPEPETSPGHLVAGCVLTVISLGSVLGNVSLWIVICRDRELRTITNVFILGLTTADLFVSVINMPVTIISLFVGEWPWSDGLCRFFGFTNMLTLVTSVMSLCNISINRYVMVCKPIYFKRIYTKRNAALMILTCVLVSMLLSSLALFGWAEYSFIRKQMFCFCDWTKAPSYAFFMISVCFGIPLAVMTVCNVFIFRTVRASKRRVNAVSNTSASCKDPEPNSSTLDAVTKDEVSKPHDIKISINERFSSYPNEISRVALQSNNNVKDHGKNLSRKNTTLTNLSKKKSKTGKSRAEEIRLAMVLAIVVVIFVISWLPYCVSMLLEIFARDRVHSGFHMATIILGYCNSAVNPIIYGVLNKKFGDGLRRLLCCCCKCS; from the exons ATGAATGTTTCGATGAACAGTCCACCGGAACCGGAAACCAGCCCTGGACACCTCGTTGCGGGATGCGTACTGACCGTCATTTCTTTGGGGTCCGTTTTGGGAAACGTAAGTTTGTGGATCGTGATTTGCCGGGACCGGGAATTGAGGACAATCACCAATGTGTTTATTCTGGGTCTAACGACCGCGGATTTGTTTGTGTCTGTCATTAACATGCCCGTGACGATAATCAGTCTGTTTGTCGGTGAGTGGCCGTGGAGTGACGGGTTGTGCCGATTCTTTGGGTTTACCAACATGCTAACCTTGGTAACTAGCGTAATGTCCCTGTGTAATATTAGCATAAACAGGTACGTGATGGTCTGCAAGCCGATTTACTTTAAACGGATATACACCAAGAGAAACGCTGCTCTTATGATTCTGA CTTGTGTTTTGGTATCCATGCTTTTGTCGAGTCTAGCGTTGTTCGGTTGGGCAGAATACAGCTTCATAAGAAAAcagatgttttgtttttgtgacTGGACAAAGGCACCATCTTACGCATTTTTCATGATATCTGTGTGCTTTGGGATTCCATTGGCTGTAATGACGGTGTGCAATGTCTTTATTTTTAGAACAGTGAGAGCTAGCAAACGACGCGTAAACGCAGTTTCGAACACTTCAGCTTCCTGCAAAGACCCTGAACCAAATTCAAGCACTCTGGACGCAGTTACTAAAGACGAAGTGTCCAAACCTCAcgatatcaaaatatcaatcaaCGAACGGTTTTCCAGTTATCCTAATGAAATCAGTCGTGTAGCACTGCAATCAAATAACAACGTTAAGGATCATGGGAAAAATTTAAGTAGAAAGAACACCACATTGACCAACTTAAGTAAGAAAAAATCAAAGACAGGAAAATCCAGGGCAGAGGAAATTCGGCTGGCCATGGTGTTAGCCATTGTTGTGGTGATATTTGTGATCTCGTGGCTTCCATATTGTGTCAGTATGTTGTTGGAAATTTTTGCTAGAGACCGAGTTCATTCAGGATTTCATATGGCTACAATCATACTGGGTTACTGTAACAGCGCTGTGAACCCAATCATCTACGGTGTGCTAAATAAGAAATTCGGAGATGGATTAAGACGTCTTTTATGTTGCTGCTGCAAATGTTCATGA